The Roseovarius indicus genome has a segment encoding these proteins:
- a CDS encoding ABC transporter ATP-binding protein — protein MTAEASGLQVRGLTVDYRSEGGRIHALRNVDIEVPAGSIVGVVGESGCGKSSVISSIIRQLPENADVTGGTIGFGGNNLLDLSKPEMRRIMGDRISVVFQNPMTSLNPIRSIGKQMIDIQYRSGRSKAEKRKVAIDMLNRVGVTDPEARLDQYSYQFSGGMCQRIAIAMALMAEPSLLIADEPTTALDATLEVQIVDLLKNMQQELGCSILFVSHHLGVIAELCDHVVVLYAGEVVEQGAVRDIFHRPAHPYTRRLMECEPGMIETVTRRLPSIAGEVPGLVNLPKGCIFADRCTERFARCEAEHPELQQISDSHRVACHLADENGGRP, from the coding sequence ATGACCGCTGAAGCAAGCGGATTGCAGGTGCGCGGCCTGACCGTCGATTACCGCTCCGAAGGTGGCCGCATCCATGCCCTGCGCAATGTCGATATCGAGGTGCCCGCCGGCTCGATCGTCGGCGTCGTCGGCGAAAGCGGCTGCGGCAAATCCTCGGTCATCAGCTCGATCATCCGCCAACTGCCCGAAAACGCCGATGTCACCGGCGGCACCATCGGCTTCGGCGGGAACAACCTGCTCGACCTGTCGAAACCCGAGATGCGCCGCATCATGGGCGACCGCATCTCGGTGGTCTTCCAGAATCCGATGACCAGCCTCAACCCGATCCGCTCGATCGGCAAGCAGATGATCGACATCCAGTACCGCTCCGGCCGCTCCAAGGCCGAAAAGCGCAAGGTCGCCATCGACATGCTCAACCGCGTCGGCGTGACCGACCCCGAGGCCCGGCTCGACCAGTATTCCTACCAGTTCTCCGGCGGCATGTGCCAGCGCATCGCCATCGCCATGGCGCTGATGGCCGAACCCAGCCTGCTCATCGCCGACGAACCCACCACCGCGCTCGACGCCACGCTCGAGGTCCAGATCGTCGACCTTCTCAAGAACATGCAGCAGGAGCTCGGCTGCTCCATCCTCTTCGTCTCGCACCACTTGGGCGTCATCGCCGAGCTCTGCGACCATGTCGTCGTGCTCTACGCGGGCGAGGTGGTCGAACAGGGCGCCGTGCGCGACATCTTCCACCGCCCGGCGCACCCCTACACCCGCCGCCTGATGGAATGTGAACCCGGCATGATCGAAACCGTCACCCGCCGCCTGCCCAGCATCGCGGGCGAGGTGCCGGGCCTCGTCAACCTGCCCAAGGGCTGCATCTTCGCCGACCGCTGCACCGAACGCTTCGCCCGCTGCGAGGCCGAGCACCCGGAACTTCAGCAGATCAGCGACAGCCACCGCGTCGCCTGCCACCTCGCAGACGAGAACGGGGGCCGCCCATGA
- a CDS encoding ABC transporter permease, whose amino-acid sequence MLAFLIRRTFVAAIIIFCAITLLVIMINSVPGDPASILLGPRATPEMKEVLRREMGLDASIPQQVVIFIWNVFQGDLGTDVFSKRPVLDVVMDQLPYTLILISVSMAGAALIGIPLGCYSALHRGSWLDNIVGILSVSAITIPAFVIAIYSVLIFSISLKWLPAIGVGERGDFFDQATHLILPAVSIGLNWVGYLSRFVRSSMLEVLGEQHIRTARAHGLSETKVVFQYALPLAVLPTITIIGIGIGYLLSAAVLTEIVFARPGVGKLLYDSVTQRNFPVVMGTVLITTILFVVTMTLADLVNGIIDPRARDQA is encoded by the coding sequence ATGTTGGCATTCCTGATCCGGCGAACCTTCGTCGCGGCGATCATAATATTCTGCGCGATCACGCTACTCGTGATCATGATCAACTCCGTTCCGGGCGATCCGGCCAGTATCCTTCTCGGGCCCCGCGCCACCCCCGAGATGAAGGAGGTGCTGCGCCGCGAGATGGGGCTCGACGCCTCGATCCCGCAGCAGGTGGTGATCTTCATCTGGAACGTCTTCCAGGGCGATCTCGGCACAGACGTCTTCTCGAAACGCCCCGTGCTCGACGTCGTCATGGATCAGCTTCCCTACACGCTCATCCTGATTTCCGTCTCGATGGCCGGCGCGGCCCTCATCGGCATCCCGCTCGGCTGCTACTCGGCCCTCCACCGCGGAAGCTGGCTCGACAACATCGTTGGCATCCTCTCGGTCAGCGCCATCACCATCCCCGCCTTCGTCATCGCCATCTACTCGGTGCTGATCTTCTCGATCTCGCTCAAGTGGCTGCCCGCCATCGGTGTGGGCGAGCGCGGCGACTTCTTCGATCAGGCCACGCACCTCATCCTGCCGGCCGTCTCCATCGGGCTGAACTGGGTCGGGTATCTCTCCCGCTTCGTCCGCTCCTCGATGCTCGAGGTGCTGGGCGAACAGCATATCCGCACCGCCCGCGCCCACGGCCTGTCGGAAACCAAGGTCGTCTTCCAATACGCCCTGCCGCTCGCCGTACTGCCCACCATCACCATCATCGGCATCGGCATCGGCTACCTGCTCTCGGCGGCGGTCCTGACCGAGATCGTCTTCGCCCGACCCGGCGTCGGCAAGCTGCTCTACGATTCCGTCACCCAGCGCAATTTCCCGGTGGTCATGGGCACCGTCCTGATCACCACGATCCTCTTCGTCGTCACCATGACGCTCGCCGATCTGGTCAACGGCATCATCGACCCCCGCGCAAGGGACCAGGCCTAG
- a CDS encoding ABC transporter permease codes for MDTHATSPSPVRRATAGTLTILRRLMRTPMGAAGLVIVAVVLFAGIFGDLIAPHDPIALNIRERLTSPSLTHILGTDQLGRDNFSRMLNGTQVALTVAFISISLSLVTGVIVGLAAGYGPRWLDQILIVLFDTVRSFPTLMFGIAIVALIGPSLETIITVIVITTFPIYARVVRTQTIAIKNNEFFLAERSIGVGSLRIVFTHVLPNILGQLLILASMDVPVVITIESGLSFLGLGIRPPEASWGTMLADGYAYIRNSPWPVIAGGGPLIIATIGFTFLGEAMRDILDPKTRTNSQ; via the coding sequence ATGGACACCCACGCCACCAGCCCCAGCCCCGTCCGCCGCGCCACCGCCGGCACCCTCACCATCCTCCGCAGGCTCATGCGCACGCCGATGGGCGCGGCCGGGCTCGTCATCGTCGCGGTCGTTCTCTTCGCCGGCATCTTCGGCGACCTGATCGCGCCGCATGACCCCATCGCCCTCAACATCCGCGAACGGCTCACCTCGCCCAGCCTCACCCATATCCTCGGCACCGACCAGCTCGGGCGTGACAACTTCTCCCGCATGCTGAACGGCACGCAGGTCGCGCTCACCGTCGCCTTCATCTCGATCTCGCTGTCACTCGTCACCGGCGTCATCGTCGGGCTTGCGGCGGGCTACGGGCCGCGCTGGCTCGACCAGATCCTGATCGTGCTCTTCGACACCGTGCGCTCCTTCCCGACGCTGATGTTCGGCATCGCCATCGTCGCGCTCATCGGGCCCAGCCTCGAGACGATCATCACCGTGATCGTCATCACCACCTTCCCGATCTACGCCCGCGTCGTGCGCACCCAGACCATCGCCATCAAGAACAACGAATTTTTCCTCGCCGAGCGTTCCATCGGCGTGGGCTCGCTGCGCATCGTCTTCACCCACGTCCTGCCCAACATCCTGGGCCAGCTCCTGATCCTCGCCAGCATGGACGTCCCCGTCGTCATCACCATCGAATCCGGGCTCAGCTTCCTCGGCCTCGGCATCCGACCGCCCGAGGCAAGCTGGGGCACCATGCTGGCCGACGGCTACGCCTATATCCGCAACTCGCCCTGGCCGGTGATCGCCGGCGGCGGGCCCCTCATCATCGCCACCATCGGCTTCACCTTCCTCGGCGAGGCGATGCGCGACATCCTCGACCCCAAGACAAGGACCAATTCCCAATGA
- a CDS encoding ABC transporter ATP-binding protein, translated as MSTLLEVRDLQVEFQIGTRLGRLTGAGAPSRIAAVAGVDLDLEEGQTYALVGESGSGKSTLARAINGLVEAEPGSSIRFGGEQLVGLSHAGFQKHRRRMAMMFQDPIGSLSPRLSVRSLLTEPFKAHGLTDRDLNAECDRLLQMVGLPTAFADRYPHQLSGGQARRVGVARALAVDPKLIIADEPTAGLDVSVQGEVLNLLDEFQQRLGLTILIITHNLHVVRHVSHRTAIMYLGRFVEEGPTEDIFSDPRHPYTKSLLSAAPKPDPDARHNRVELKGEVPSLKNRPSGCEFHPRCPFAQEDCKTIAPDYTVEPGGHRYTCLHPLA; from the coding sequence ATGAGCACACTTCTCGAAGTCCGCGACCTTCAGGTCGAGTTCCAGATCGGCACCCGCCTCGGCAGGCTCACCGGCGCCGGCGCGCCCAGCCGCATCGCCGCGGTCGCGGGCGTCGACCTCGACCTCGAAGAGGGGCAGACCTACGCGCTGGTCGGCGAAAGCGGCTCCGGCAAATCCACGCTCGCCCGCGCCATCAACGGCCTCGTCGAGGCCGAACCGGGCAGCAGCATCCGCTTCGGCGGCGAGCAGCTGGTCGGCCTGTCGCATGCCGGTTTCCAGAAACACCGCCGCCGCATGGCGATGATGTTCCAGGACCCGATCGGCAGCCTCAGCCCCCGCCTTTCCGTCCGCTCGCTCCTGACCGAACCCTTCAAGGCCCACGGTCTGACCGACCGCGACCTCAACGCCGAGTGCGACAGGCTCCTGCAGATGGTGGGCCTGCCCACCGCCTTCGCCGACCGCTACCCGCACCAGCTCAGCGGCGGGCAGGCCCGGCGCGTCGGCGTTGCCCGCGCCCTCGCGGTCGATCCGAAACTCATCATCGCCGACGAGCCCACCGCCGGGCTCGACGTCTCTGTCCAGGGCGAGGTGCTCAACCTCCTCGACGAGTTCCAGCAGCGCCTCGGCCTGACGATCCTGATCATCACCCACAACCTGCACGTGGTCCGCCACGTCTCGCACCGCACCGCGATCATGTATCTCGGCCGCTTCGTCGAAGAGGGCCCCACTGAAGACATCTTCAGCGACCCCCGCCACCCCTACACCAAGTCGCTCCTCTCGGCCGCGCCGAAGCCCGACCCCGACGCCCGGCACAACCGCGTCGAGCTCAAGGGCGAGGTGCCCAGCCTCAAGAACCGGCCCTCGGGCTGCGAATTCCATCCCCGCTGCCCCTTCGCACAGGAAGACTGCAAGACCATCGCCCCCGACTACACGGTCGAGCCCGGCGGCCACCGCTACACGTGCCTGCACCCTCTCGCCTGA
- a CDS encoding amidase: MTPEDYAKLDAVEIGTMVREGRTNWQAVAEAASHAIDALNPTLNFMVIDDRPRALATGPEGPATSPIHGAPFLLKDANQQTAHMPTTYSCAFFDGAEPTEDGTLVRRWRDAGLVILGKTNTPEFAADSTTEPTFRGPTRNPWNTSITVGGSSGGAGAAVASGAVPIAHGTDLGGSIRIPAACCGTFGLKPSAGLNPLGPSIENIALGLNSDHVLSRTVRDSAAALDAGCGPEPGQRYPVRPSVASYLAALEEEPGPLRIGMALEEPNAGAVDPEMAAATERMARLLEDMGHTIAPFTFPAIAADTDWYDLLWFFDVSTEIRARTHQLGRAPRPDELEAMTRHILDRTSTCTGQELYDAQRALHAHAVMLDRAQEGFDLILTPALGSDPVPIGLLDSRTEAFNYDQWMTDTLRMVPFAIQFNITGQPAASLPVEISKAGLPLGIQLAAPKGRDDLLLSLAHRIEARTGWRDSHPPHWAGTL; encoded by the coding sequence ATGACACCCGAAGATTACGCAAAGCTCGACGCCGTCGAAATCGGCACGATGGTCCGCGAGGGCCGCACCAATTGGCAGGCCGTCGCCGAGGCCGCCAGCCACGCCATCGACGCCCTCAACCCCACGCTCAACTTCATGGTCATCGACGACCGCCCCCGCGCGCTGGCCACCGGCCCCGAAGGCCCCGCCACCTCGCCCATCCACGGCGCGCCTTTCCTGCTGAAAGACGCCAACCAGCAGACGGCGCACATGCCCACCACCTACAGCTGCGCCTTCTTCGACGGCGCCGAACCCACCGAGGACGGCACCCTCGTCCGCCGCTGGCGCGACGCCGGGCTCGTCATCCTCGGCAAGACCAACACGCCCGAGTTCGCCGCCGACTCCACCACCGAGCCCACCTTCCGCGGCCCCACCCGCAACCCGTGGAACACCTCCATCACCGTCGGCGGGTCTTCCGGCGGGGCAGGGGCGGCGGTCGCTTCCGGCGCCGTGCCCATCGCCCACGGCACCGATCTCGGCGGCTCGATCCGCATCCCCGCCGCCTGCTGCGGTACCTTCGGCCTGAAACCAAGCGCCGGCCTCAACCCGCTCGGCCCCTCCATCGAGAACATCGCCCTCGGCCTCAACTCCGACCATGTCCTCAGCCGCACCGTCCGCGACAGCGCCGCCGCCCTCGACGCGGGCTGCGGCCCCGAACCCGGCCAACGCTACCCGGTCCGCCCCTCCGTCGCCTCCTACCTCGCCGCACTCGAGGAAGAACCCGGCCCGCTCCGCATCGGTATGGCGCTCGAAGAACCCAATGCCGGCGCCGTCGACCCCGAAATGGCCGCCGCCACCGAACGCATGGCCCGCCTGCTCGAAGACATGGGCCACACCATCGCGCCCTTCACCTTCCCGGCCATCGCCGCCGACACCGACTGGTACGACCTTCTTTGGTTCTTCGACGTCTCCACCGAAATCCGCGCCCGCACCCACCAACTCGGCCGCGCCCCCCGGCCCGACGAGCTCGAAGCCATGACCCGCCACATCCTCGACCGCACGTCGACCTGCACCGGGCAGGAGCTCTACGACGCCCAACGCGCCCTCCACGCCCACGCCGTCATGCTCGACCGCGCGCAGGAGGGGTTCGACCTCATCCTCACCCCCGCGCTCGGCTCCGACCCGGTGCCCATCGGCCTGCTCGACAGCCGCACCGAGGCCTTCAACTACGACCAGTGGATGACCGACACCCTGCGCATGGTCCCCTTCGCGATCCAGTTCAACATAACCGGCCAACCGGCCGCCTCGCTCCCGGTCGAAATCTCGAAGGCGGGCCTGCCCCTCGGCATCCAGCTCGCCGCCCCGAAAGGCCGCGACGACCTGCTCCTGTCGCTCGCCCACCGGATCGAGGCCCGCACCGGATGGCGTGACAGCCACCCGCCGCACTGGGCCGGAACGCTCTGA
- a CDS encoding choline dehydrogenase, with the protein MTKTRTTDYLVIGAGSAGSAVAARLAEDENTTVTLLEAGPTDRHPYIMMPAAMGYNLVSDRRNWFYRTQPEPHLDNRTVMQARGRVLGGSSSINGMNWVRGNPLDYDEWANMGLKSWGYESVLPYFKRAETFDRGGNDYRGDSGPMRVQSCAGKNPLYETFLEAGQEMGLPYLDDHNAYRQEGVFHGQRNVHDGIRWNTYQGFVRSQAAKPNLTVEKNARVLKIETSNKRVVRIQAKIDGIRQTFEVEKETILCAGALNSPQLLNLSGIGHADDLKAADIPLTHHLPGVGRNLQDHLSIDIQYHTTKNVSIAHDLNLLGQAKAGLQWLLFKKGIGVSNFFEVGAFIRTRESEKIANMQVEFIPMMAEFTDDNFAALPGFQGYLTLQRPGSRGRVWVDSADPMASPKFRFNYYEDPDDLEQALEMVKTMRTLIKQSAWDELRGAEVMPGPDVQTDDEIRAWLRTITATNYHPCGTCRMGHDDDAVVDEEGRVHGLEALRVVDASIMPKIVTGNLNCPTIMMAEKISDSIRGRAPLPPEPQPYYTAH; encoded by the coding sequence ATGACCAAGACCAGAACCACCGACTACCTCGTCATCGGCGCAGGCTCCGCAGGCTCGGCCGTCGCCGCCCGCTTGGCCGAGGACGAAAACACCACCGTCACCCTGCTCGAGGCCGGCCCCACCGACCGCCACCCCTACATCATGATGCCCGCCGCCATGGGCTACAATCTCGTCTCCGACCGCCGCAACTGGTTCTACCGCACCCAGCCGGAACCCCATCTCGACAACCGCACCGTGATGCAGGCGCGGGGCAGGGTGCTCGGCGGCTCCTCCTCGATCAACGGCATGAACTGGGTCCGCGGCAACCCGCTCGACTACGACGAATGGGCGAACATGGGCCTGAAAAGCTGGGGCTACGAGTCCGTCCTGCCCTATTTCAAACGCGCCGAAACCTTCGACCGCGGCGGCAACGACTACCGCGGCGACAGCGGCCCCATGCGCGTCCAGTCCTGCGCCGGCAAGAACCCCCTTTACGAGACCTTCCTCGAAGCCGGGCAGGAAATGGGCCTGCCCTATCTCGACGACCACAACGCCTACCGCCAGGAAGGCGTCTTCCACGGCCAGCGCAACGTCCATGACGGCATCCGCTGGAACACCTACCAGGGCTTCGTCCGCTCGCAGGCCGCCAAGCCCAACCTCACCGTCGAGAAGAACGCCCGCGTCCTCAAGATCGAAACCTCCAACAAGCGCGTCGTCCGCATCCAGGCGAAAATCGACGGCATCCGCCAGACCTTCGAGGTCGAGAAGGAAACCATCCTCTGCGCCGGCGCCCTCAACTCGCCCCAGCTGCTCAACCTCTCCGGCATCGGCCATGCCGACGATCTCAAGGCCGCCGACATTCCGCTCACCCACCACCTTCCCGGCGTCGGCCGCAACCTTCAGGATCACCTCTCGATCGACATCCAGTACCACACCACCAAGAACGTCTCGATCGCCCATGATCTCAACCTGCTCGGTCAGGCCAAGGCCGGCCTGCAATGGCTCCTCTTCAAGAAGGGCATCGGCGTGTCGAACTTCTTCGAGGTGGGCGCCTTCATCCGCACCCGCGAGTCCGAGAAGATCGCCAACATGCAGGTCGAATTCATCCCCATGATGGCCGAATTCACCGACGACAACTTCGCCGCCCTCCCGGGCTTCCAGGGCTACCTCACCCTTCAGCGCCCCGGCTCCCGCGGCCGCGTCTGGGTTGATAGCGCCGACCCGATGGCGTCACCGAAATTCCGCTTCAACTACTACGAAGACCCCGACGACCTCGAACAGGCGCTCGAAATGGTGAAGACCATGCGCACCCTCATCAAGCAATCCGCCTGGGACGAGCTGCGCGGCGCCGAGGTCATGCCGGGGCCGGATGTCCAGACCGACGACGAAATCCGCGCCTGGCTGCGCACCATCACCGCCACCAACTACCACCCCTGCGGCACCTGCCGGATGGGGCATGACGACGATGCGGTGGTCGATGAAGAGGGCCGGGTTCACGGTCTCGAGGCGCTGCGCGTCGTCGACGCCTCGATCATGCCCAAGATCGTGACGGGCAACCTCAACTGCCCGACCATCATGATGGCGGAGAAGATCTCCGACAGCATCCGGGGCCGCGCCCCCCTCCCGCCCGAGCCGCAGCCCTATTACACCGCCCACTGA
- a CDS encoding VOC family protein, whose protein sequence is MTVTLNHTIIHASDPAATADYYTEILGLPPSFRYGPFIVVQVGETSLDLSAAEGDIASRHFAFLVSEPEFDEIFARITGRGIDHWADPYRRQPDKINTRDGGRGVYFPDPDGHLLEILTRPYGSGSA, encoded by the coding sequence ATGACCGTCACCTTGAACCACACCATCATCCACGCCAGCGATCCGGCCGCCACGGCCGACTACTACACCGAGATCCTCGGCCTGCCGCCGTCCTTCCGCTATGGCCCGTTCATCGTCGTGCAGGTCGGCGAAACCTCCCTCGACTTATCCGCCGCCGAGGGCGACATCGCCTCGCGCCACTTCGCCTTCCTCGTCTCCGAACCCGAATTCGACGAAATCTTCGCCCGCATCACAGGCCGTGGCATCGACCATTGGGCCGACCCCTACCGCCGCCAGCCCGACAAGATCAACACCCGCGACGGCGGCCGCGGGGTCTACTTCCCCGACCCCGATGGCCACCTCCTCGAAATCCTCACCCGACCCTATGGAAGCGGAAGCGCATGA